The following proteins are encoded in a genomic region of Fundidesulfovibrio putealis DSM 16056:
- a CDS encoding ABC transporter permease has protein sequence MRISFREVLRKRRRYIGVMASIALGTAGFITIVTMGRDLKANFNNDLDLLGGATIIAAHFDPQMYDRQEWFRNKTVAAIETIPGVRDVTKSRLRSGATTTYQEKVFGFNLVGVDENYWSLFSFSPQHGRLFNASDIAEGRKVAVLGQDLAKTIFGSPEAAIGQILNMDNNLYQVVGIIGGVRAADKTLMAFLPITTAQSRIPNISEVSSLYIRCNTWDDVAPVAAALPEVIKANQTDKGLRVQVGWEPLKQVQRMFWWVSLFIYASIGATLVLGGFGIWNIMMAAVSARTREIGLKKAMGAEDSDILWQFLFEALTVTFTSAFLGVLMGRVGIEYMSRMLGSSPPEGLFMLCLAAGLAFAAVLGIGAGLYPSIRASRMQVVDAMRYE, from the coding sequence TTGCGCATCAGCTTCCGGGAAGTGCTGCGCAAGCGACGCCGCTATATCGGCGTCATGGCCTCCATCGCACTGGGGACCGCCGGATTCATCACCATCGTGACCATGGGGCGCGACCTCAAGGCGAACTTCAACAACGACCTGGACCTGCTGGGCGGCGCGACCATCATCGCCGCGCACTTCGACCCCCAGATGTACGACCGCCAGGAGTGGTTCCGCAACAAGACCGTCGCGGCCATCGAGACCATCCCCGGGGTGCGCGACGTCACCAAGAGCCGCCTTCGCTCCGGAGCCACCACCACCTACCAGGAGAAAGTCTTCGGCTTCAACCTGGTCGGCGTGGATGAAAACTACTGGTCGCTGTTCTCGTTCTCGCCCCAGCACGGCAGGCTCTTCAACGCGTCCGACATCGCCGAGGGGCGCAAAGTCGCGGTGCTGGGCCAGGATCTCGCCAAGACCATCTTCGGCTCCCCCGAGGCGGCCATCGGGCAGATCCTGAACATGGACAACAACCTCTACCAGGTCGTTGGCATCATCGGCGGCGTGCGCGCGGCGGACAAGACCCTCATGGCGTTTCTGCCCATCACCACCGCCCAGTCCCGCATCCCCAACATCTCCGAGGTATCGAGCCTCTACATCCGCTGCAACACCTGGGACGACGTGGCCCCCGTGGCCGCCGCCCTTCCCGAGGTCATAAAGGCCAACCAGACCGACAAGGGCCTGCGAGTCCAGGTGGGCTGGGAGCCTTTGAAGCAGGTGCAGCGCATGTTCTGGTGGGTGAGCCTGTTCATCTACGCCTCCATCGGCGCCACCCTGGTGCTTGGCGGCTTCGGCATCTGGAACATCATGATGGCGGCGGTTTCGGCGCGCACCCGCGAGATCGGCCTGAAAAAAGCCATGGGCGCGGAAGACTCCGACATTCTCTGGCAGTTCCTGTTCGAGGCGCTCACAGTCACCTTCACGTCTGCCTTCCTTGGCGTGCTGATGGGACGCGTGGGCATCGAATACATGAGCCGCATGCTCGGCTCCAGCCCGCCGGAAGGACTTTTCATGCTGTGCCTCGCCGCTGGTCTGGCCTTTGCCGCCGTACTGGGAATCGGCGCGGGACTCTATCCCTCCATCCGGGCCAGCCGGATGCAGGTCGTGGACGCCATGCGCTATGAATAA